From the Drosophila suzukii chromosome 2 unlocalized genomic scaffold, CBGP_Dsuzu_IsoJpt1.0 scf_2c, whole genome shotgun sequence genome, one window contains:
- the LOC139354031 gene encoding monocarboxylate transporter 9-like, whose protein sequence is MTNFLIPGTIKSFEVLFSEFTDAFNSSPTKAAWIPALCYFLYSSLGPVSSILSVKYSYRTVTLLGGASASLGMILSFWASSIEYLYISYGVLVGIGAGLSFPPTVYIVTSYFSKLRGLANGLCISGSALGSIILPPLLRWLLETYGYHGSCLIMGGITLNVFVAALFYEPVEQHMIRVPRIRQVLEDIPEEEDIGIVMKFENVDESAPKNEETDKHLLPCNSPPSPLYPPDDEKQFVRSASAAVVQSYLKSGDEFQSRSRKISTPVRLPQRNQTFTPGQLNSQSSLYAVPEGRSSSNKLTLRNLSKTRLSKRSPSTSSFLYVSTPYHGSTLSFQPKEFSSHLSLRSVGSSGIGGPSGDSTRPDGTQAVESRGKDKQPQRSKFFDLSLLKDPMYLVILISNSTNAISYTNFIILLPSFGEARGFNKSLSAYLLSVVSTTDLIGRIGGSALSDMGYIPKTWYFVGGLSISGLSLALLPFAWAYSSVCFWCALFGLASGIYVGITAVIMADMLGTERLTSSYGISLFVNGLLQLVGPPLCNYWFEAVNDYNPLFHALGLTLLAWASLWSFMPWISRRRAKTLEQLDADIEEDAVDSY, encoded by the exons ATGACAAACTTTCTAATCCCTGGAACTATTAAAAGTTTTGAAGTACTGTTTTCGGAATTCACCGACGCTTTTAACTCTTCACCCACAAAGGCTGCCTGGATACCGGCCCTGTGCTATTTTCTGTACAGTTCGTTGG GTCCAGTTTCGAGCATATTGTCTGTAAAGTACTCTTATCGCACAGTCACCCTTCTTGGTGGAGCATCTGCGTCACTGGGAATGATACTCTCCTTCTGGGCATCATCTATTGAGTACTTGTACATCAG CTATGGCGTTTTGGTCGGAATTGGGGCTGGCCTTTCTTTCCCACCCACTGTCTACATTGTGACCTCGTACTTTTCAAAGCTTCGCGGATTAGCTAATGGCTTGTGCATTTCAGGCAGCGCGTTGGGCAGCATTATTCTTCCGCCCCTGCTTCGCTGGCTACTCGAGACTTACGGTTATCATGGCTCCTGCTTAATCATGGGTGGCATTACTCTGAATGTATTTGTTGCTGCTCTTTTCTATGAGCCTGTTGAACAGCACATGATTCGAGTACCTCGCATACGCCAGGTTTTGGAAGACATTCCTGAAGAAGAAGATATTGGCATTGTGATGAAGTTCGAAAATGTTGACGAGTCTGCCCCAAAAAACGAGGAGACTGATAAGCATTTGTTACCTTGCAACTCCCCTCCGTCACCACTGTATCCACCCGACGATGAGAAACAGTTTGTGCGGAGCGCATCCGCAGCGGTTGTTCAAAGTTACTTAAAGTCTGGAGACGAGTTTCAGTCTCGATCTCGTAAGATCAGTACCCCAGTGAGGTTACCCCAAAGAAATCAAACTTTTACGCCTGGCCAATTGAACTCGCAGTCTTCCTTGTACGCAGTACCCGAGGGTCGCTCGAGCTCCAACAAACTTACTCTGCGGAATTTATCTAAAACACGGCTGTCCAAACGCTCGCCTTCGACCAGCAGTTTTTTATACGTCAGTACACCATATCATGGGAGCACATTGTCTTTCCAGCCGAAAGAATTTTCCTCTCATTTGTCGCTTCGCTCTGTGGGTAGTAGTGGAATAGGAGGTCCTAGCGGCGACTCGACCAGACCAGATGGAACTCAAGCTGTCGAATCACGAGGCAAAGACAAGCAGCCACAACGATCGAAGTTTTTCGATCTAAGCCTTTTAAAAGATCCTATGTACTTGGTCATACTTATTTCAAATTCTACAAATGCCATAAGctatacaaattttataattttgctGCCCAGTTTTGGGGAAGCTAGGGGGTTTAACAAATCATTATCTGCCTATCTGCTTTCCGTTGTCTCTACGACAGACCTAATTGGACGTATTGGAGGATCAGCACTTTCAGACATGGGATACATACCTAAGACCTGGTACTTTGTTGGCGGCTTGTCCATATCGGGACTTTCCCTTGCGCTTCTACCTTTTGCATGGGCTTACAGTTCAGTATGCTTCTGGTGCGCACTGTTTGGTCTAGCATCCGGAATCTACGTCGGAATCACTGCCGTGATTATGGCAGACATGCTTGGCACGGAAAGATTGACTTCATCCTATGGTATAAGCCTTTTTGTCAATGGCTTGCTGCAGTTGGTTGGGCCGCCGCTGTGTAACTACTGGTTCGAGGCGGTTAATGATTATAATCCTCTTTTCCACGCCCTGGGCTTGACGCTCTTAGCTTGGGCCAGCCTTTGGAGTTTTATGCCATGGATTAGTCGTCGCAGAGCCAAAACGTTAGAACAACTAGATGCAGATATCGAAGAAGACGCTGTCGATAGCTACTAA